Proteins encoded by one window of Vigna radiata var. radiata cultivar VC1973A chromosome 5, Vradiata_ver6, whole genome shotgun sequence:
- the LOC106760710 gene encoding probable pectinesterase/pectinesterase inhibitor 47, giving the protein MSSPPFFLLFLFFLSAPLLLLAQSPPSPPSPSSSLACKTTLYPKLCRSILSAIRASPSDPYGYGKFSIKQSLKQARKLAKVFEDFLHRHQSSSSLKHAEVASLGDCKDLNQLNVDYLTSVSEELKSVSSSDTELVEKIESYLSAVATNHYTCYDGLVVTKSNIANALAVPLKDVTQFYSVSLGLVTEALDKNLRRNKTRKHGLPTKTFKVRQPLEKLIKLLRTKYSCTKLSNCSRAGRNLKESGSQGILLQDFVIVSSYGMDNYTSIGEAIAAAPNNTKPEDGYFLVYVREGIYEEYVVIPREKKNILLVGDGINKTIITGNHSVIDGWTTFNSSTFAVSGERFIAVDVTFRNTAGPEKHQAVAVRNNADLSTFYRCSFEGYQDTLYVHSLRQFYRECEIYGTVDFIFGNAAVVFQQSKIYARKPLPNQKNAVTAQGRTDPFQTTGISIQNCTIDAAPDLAADLNSTASYLGRPWKLYSRTVYLQSYIGNVIQPAGWLEWNGTVGLDTLFYGEFNNYGPGSNTSNRVQWPGYFLLNATQAWNFTVLNFTLGNTWLPDTDIPYTEGLLR; this is encoded by the exons ATGTCATCCCCAccatttttccttctctttctcttcttcctctcagcTCCATTATTACTCTTAGCTCAATCTCCaccttctccaccttctccttcctcttctcttGCCTGCAAAACCACACTCTATCCAAAACTATGTCGTTCCATTCTCTCAGCCATCCGTGCCTCCCCTTCCGACCCTTACGGCTATGGCAAGTTCTCCATAAAGCAAAGCCTCAAACAGGCACGTAAACTCGCCAAGGTCTTTGAGGACTTCCTCCATCGCCACCAATCATCTTCTTCCCTCAAACATGCAGAAGTTGCATCTCTAGGAGACTGCAAAGACCTCAACCAGCTCAACGTAGACTACTTAACGTCCGTATCCGAAGAGCTCAAATCTGTGAGCTCTTCAGATACCGAGCTGGTTGAGAAAATCGAAAGCTATCTCAGTGCTGTTGCCACCAACCACTACACATGCTATGATGGGTTGGTGGTTACCAAAAGCAACATTGCCAACGCCCTTGCCGTGCCACTGAAGGATGTGACCCAGTTCTACAGTGTCTCACTTGGGTTGGTCACCGAGGCTCTCGACAAGAACCTCAGAAGAAACAAGACACGCAAACATGGACTACCCACCAAAACCTTCAAGGTCAGGCAACCATTGGAGAAGCTCATCAAG CTTCTTCGCACAAAGTATAGTTGCACCAAGTTATCCAATTGCAGCAGAGCTGGAAGGAATCTTAAGGAAAGTGGAAGCCAAGGAATTTTATTACAGGATTTTGTGATTGTGAGTTCTTATGGAATGGACAACTATACTTCCATTGGAGAGGCTATTGCTGCTGCACCCAATAACACAAAGCCTGAAGATGGATATTTCCTGGTGTATGTTAGAGAGGGAATCTATGAGGAATATGTGGTAATTCCCAGAGAAAAGAAGAACATATTGCTTGTTGGAGATGGCATTAACAAGACTATCATCACAGGGAACCACAGTGTCATAGATGGTTGGACAACTTTCAATTCTTCCACATTTG CTGTTTCAGGAGAAAGGTTTATAGCAGTGGATGTTACATTCAGAAACACAGCTGGACCAGAAAAACACCAAGCAGTGGCAGTGAGGAACAATGCTGACCTCTCTACATTCTACCGTTGCAGTTTTGAAGGATATCAAGACACTCTCTATGTTCACTCTCTGAGGCAATTCTACAGGGAATGTGAAATCTATGGCACTGTGGACTTCATTTTTGGCAACGCAGCCGTGGTGTTCCAACAGAGTAAGATCTATGCCAGAAAACCATTGCCAAACCAGAAGAATGCTGTGACAGCACAAGGAAGAACTGATCCTTTTCAGACCACTGGAATTTCAATCCAAAACTGCACCATTGATGCCGCACCAGACTTAGCTGCGGACTTGAATTCCACAGCAAGTTACTTAGGCCGGCCATGGAAGTTGTATTCAAGGACTGTTTACCTGCAATCATACATTGGAAACGTTATTCAACCTGCAGGGTGGTTAGAGTGGAATGGCACAGTTGGTTTAGACACCCTCTTTTATGGTGAGTTTAACAACTATGGTCCTGGTTCTAACACTAGCAATAGAGTACAATGGCCTGGTTACTTTCTGTTGAATGCTACTCAAGCTTGGAACTTCACAGTCCTGAACTTTACGTTGGGAAATACTTGGCTTCCTGACACAGATATACCTTACACTGAAGGACTGTTAAGATAA
- the LOC106760709 gene encoding probable pectinesterase/pectinesterase inhibitor 46, with amino-acid sequence MFKSYGKVDEHEQMVLEGRKKTRKRITIIGLSSIVLAAVVFAAVFGIHGTNSSEGANDAHPVTDSVKAVCDVTLYKDSCYSSLASAVNSNQVQPQELFVLSKKVALSEVSKALEYFSDHDHGAFKGVVVKNRRTKEAMKNCRELLGLAVDHLNSSLTSGENFSLLEDFEDLQTWLSAAGTYLHTCIEGFEDEREAIKKSVVSYLKNSTQFTSNSLAIVTWINKATTKLNLRRLLSLPHHNEAPAWLPSKDRRLLLTEDLRKKADIVVAKDGSGKYKKISDALKHVPDKSNKRTVIYVKKGIYYENVRVEKTKWNVMMIGDGMTSTIVSANLNFVDGTPTFSTATFAVFGRNFIARDMGFRNSAGPQKHQAVALMTSADQAVYYRCHIDAYQDTLYAHSNRQFYRECNIYGTVDFIFGNSAVVIQNCNIRPKLPMHGQQNTITAQGKTDPNMNTGISIQNCNISPFGNLSSVETYLGRPWKNYSTTVYMKSRMEGFVNPKGWLPWTGNSAPDTIFYAEFQNVGPGASTKNRVKWKGLRTITSEQARKFTIKGFLQGDKWISAAGAPFKSDL; translated from the exons ATGTTCAAATCCTACGGGAAAGTTGATGAGCATGAGCAAATGGTGTtggaaggaaggaagaaaaccAGAAAGAGAATCACAATCATAGGATTGTCCTCGATAGTTTTAGCAGCCGTTGTTTTTGCTGCTGTGTTTGGCATTCATGGCACCAACTCTTCAGAAGGTGCCAATGATGCTCACCCTGTGACAGATTCAGTGAAGGCTGTTTGTGATGTGACATTGTACAAGGATTCGTGCTACAGCAGCCTTGCTTCTGCTGTGAACTCTAACCAGGTTCAGCCTCAGGAGTTGTTTGTGCTGTCAAAGAAGGTGGCCTTATCTGAAGTGTCCAAAGCTCTTGAATATTTCAGTGATCATGATCATGGAGCTTTCAAAGGGGTGGTTGTGAAGAATAGAAGGACCAAGGAGGCTATGAAAAATTGCAGGGAGCTTTTGGGTCTTGCGGTTGATCATCTGAATAGCTCTTTGACATCAGGGGAAAACTTTTCTCTTcttgaagattttgaggatctTCAAACATGGTTAAGTGCTGCAG GTACATATCTGCATACTTGTATCGAAGGCtttgaagatgaaagagaaGCAATTAAGAAAAGTGTAGTAAGCTATCTTAAAAATTCTACACAGTTCACCAGTAACAGTCTTGCCATAGTTACCTGGATCAACAAGGCTACAACCAAACTGAACCTTAGGCGCTTACTGAGTTTACCTCATCACAATGAAGCACCAGCATGGCTTCCTTCAAAAGATAGGAGGCTCCTTCTGACAGAGGATTTGAGGAAGAAAGCTGACATTGTTGTGGCCAAAGATGGCAGTgggaaatataagaaaatttctGATGCACTTAAACATGTTCCTGATAAGAGCAACAAGAGGACTGTGATCTATGTGAAAAAAGGGATTTACTATGAAAATGTGAGGGTTGAGAAGACCAAATGGAATGTGATGATGATTGGTGATGGAATGACTTCTACTATTGTATCTGCCAACCTTAATTTTGTGGATGGCACACCAACTTTTTCAACAGCAACATTTG CTGTATTTGGAAGGAATTTCATTGCTAGAGATATGGGTTTTAGGAACAGTGCTGGTCCACAGAAGCATCAAGCAGTAGCACTAATGACAAGTGCTGATCAAGCAGTTTACTATAGGTGCCACATTGATGCATATCAGGATACTCTCTATGCTCATTCCAACCGTCAATTCTACAGAGAATGTAACATCTATGGCACGGTTGATTTCATCTTTGGCAATTCTGCAGTTGTGATCCAAAACTGTAATATTAGGCCAAAGTTACCAATGCATGGTCAGCAAAACACAATCACAGCTCAGGGAAAAACTGACCCTAACATGAACACTGGGATTTCCATTCAGAACTGCAACATTTCACCCTTTGGTAACTTGAGTTCTGTGGAGACATATCTTGGAAGACCCTGGAAGAATTACTCAACCACAGTGTACATGAAATCCAGAATGGAAGGTTTTGTGAACCCAAAAGGCTGGTTACCATGGACAGGGAACTCAGCTCCAGATACCATTTTCTATGCAGAATTTCAGAATGTTGGACCAGGTGCTTCAACAAAGAATAGGGTGAAGTGGAAGGGTTTGAGAACCATTACTAGTGAACAAGCCAGAAAGTTTACTATCAAAGGTTTTCTACAGGGAGACAAATGGATTTCTGCAGCAGGTGCCCCATTTAAGTCTGATCTATGA
- the LOC106760722 gene encoding uncharacterized protein LOC106760722, with amino-acid sequence MDSAFGLFLMTFSWVSFTCDGQSVKSAHVLDLIIRDHTFMALDKNLRTAIPQSVDLPANLSGIGVDAVRFRCGSLRRYGAHLKEFHLGTGVTVHPCIERVMLIRQNMGHNWSSIYYANYDLSGYQLVSPIVGLLAYNADDDDANSSNPFQLGIVAGERPMTIDFTNATKLNKEDGIKPLCASFEGDGRMTLAKGNPLTPLVCVAKRHGHFGLVVESPPDQFRNKPISRWKVAVGSTIGAALGAFLLGLLLVAMLVRVKKRSRMVEMERRAYEEEALQVSMVGHVRAPTAHGTRTTPIIEHDYRPHPR; translated from the coding sequence ATGGACTCTGCTTTTGGTCTGTTTTTGATGACATTTTCCTGGGTTTCATTTACATGTGATGGTCAGAGTGTGAAATCAGCTCATGTTCTTGACCTCATCATAAGGGATCACACGTTCATGGCATTGGACAAGAACTTGAGGACAGCAATACCACAGTCAGTGGACCTACCTGCAAATCTTTCAGGCATTGGAGTTGATGCTGTGAGGTTTAGGTGTGGCAGTTTGAGAAGGTATGGTGCACACTTGAAGGAATTTCATCTGGGTACTGGTGTGACTGTGCATCCATGTATTGAGAGGGTCATGTTGATCAGACAAAACATGGGTCACAATTGGTCTTCTATCTATTATGCTAACTATGATCTATCTGGGTATCAGCTTGTGTCTCCAATTGTGGGGCTCCTAGCTTACAatgctgatgatgatgatgcaaaCTCAAGCAACCCTTTCCAACTTGGGATTGTGGCTGGAGAAAGACCAATGACAATTGACTTCACCAATGCCACAAAGTTGAACAAGGAAGATGGGATCAAGCCCTTGTGTGCCAGCTTTGAAGGTGATGGAAGAATGACACTTGCAAAAGGGAACCCTTTAACACCACTTGTTTGTGTTGCAAAGAGGCATGGCCATTTTGGTTTGGTTGTGGAGTCTCCACCAGATCAGTTCAGGAACAAGCCCATAAGTAGGTGGAAAGTGGCTGTTGGAAGCACCATTGGTGCTGCTTTGGGTGCTTTTCTCTTAGGCTTGCTTCTTGTTGCAATGCTTGTTAGGGTGAAGAAGAGATCAAGAATGGTGGAGATGGAGAGAAGAGCCTATGAAGAAGAAGCCCTTCAGGTCTCAATGGTTGGACATGTCAGAGCTCCTACTGCACATGGCACTAGAACCACACCCATCATTGAGCATGACTACAGACCTCATCCTCGTTGA
- the LOC106760711 gene encoding hexose carrier protein HEX6-like, with protein MAVGLAIASENIQSNGKVTTYVLLSCMMAAMGGLLFGYDIGIAGGVTSMDPFLKKFFHKVYLQKEDAKVSNYCVFDSQLLTSFTSSLYVAGLVTTFFASYVTKAFGRKPSIVVGGAAFLAGTALGGGAFNVLMLIFGRLLLGVGVGFANQAVPLYLSEMALPRLRGAISNGFQLSVCFGSVFATLINYGTEKIEGGWGWRVSLAMAAVPASVLTLGALFLPETPNSLIQRGHDHQKAKLLLQRIRGTDDVQEELDGLIEASSSKTEDKQSLKIILKRRYRPQLVMAIAMPFFQQMTGINVIGCYAPLLYRTIGLGESASLFSAVVTGVIGTASTFISMFTVDRLGRRALFMIGGIQMIASQVIIGGIMAFHLKDHGGLSKGYAFVVLIMVCIYVVGFGLSWGPLGWLVPSEIFPLEIRSVGQSITVAVNLIFTFTVSQTFLTMLCHFRYGIFFFFGGWVVVMTIFVYYFLPETKSLPLEQMEKVWQEHWFWKRIVTEISDKEHNQI; from the exons ATGGCTGTTGGGTTGGCTATAGCAAGTGAAAATATCCAAAGCAATGGTAAGGTAACCACTTATGTTCTGCTGTCTTGCATGATGGCTGCCATGGGAGGTCTCCTCTTTGGCTATGACATTGGAATAGCTGGTGGGGTAACCTCAATGGATCCATTTCTGAAGAAGTTCTTCCATAAAGTGTACCTTCAGAAAGAAGATGCCAAAGTCAGCAACTACTGTGTATTTGATAGCCAACTACTGACCTCTTTTACATCCTCTCTCTATGTTGCTGGCCTTGTTACCACCTTCTTTGCTTCTTATGTCACCAAAGCCTTTGGCCGCAAACCGTCCATTGTGGTTGGCGGCGCTGCCTTCCTGGCCGGTACAGCTCTGGGAGGTGGAGCTTTTAATGTGTTGATGCTCATATTTGGTAGACTTTTGCTTGGAGTTGGGGTTGGTTTTGCAAACCAG GCTGTTCCGTTGTATCTATCTGAAATGGCACTACCACGACTAAGAGGAGCGATTAGCAATGGCTTCCAATTAAGCGTTTGCTTTGGTAGTGTGTTTGCTACCTTAATCAACTATGGAACAGAGAAGATAGAAGGTGGGTGGGGTTGGCGTGTGTCCCTAGCCATGGCAGCGGTACCAGCCTCAGTCCTAACACTTGGTGCACTTTTCCTCCCTGAAACTCCTAACAGCTTAATCCAACGTGGCCATGACCATCAAAAGGCCAAGTTACTACTTCAGCGAATTCGAGGCACAGATGATGTGCAAGAAGAACTTGATGGTCTTATAGAAGCAAGTTCTTCAAAAACCGAAGACAAGCAATCGCTTAAGATAATTTTGAAACGGAGGTACAGGCCTCAGCTTGTGATGGCAATAGCTATGCCGTTTTTCCAGCAAATGACTGGGATAAACGTCATTGGCTGCTATGCCCCTTTACTTTATAGGACAATAGGGTTAGGAGAAAGTGCATCGCTGTTTTCAGCTGTGGTCACGGGAGTTATAGGTACTGCCTCAACATTCATATCAATGTTCACAGTTGATAGACTAGGACGGAGAGCCTTGTTCATGATTGGGGGCATTCAAATGATTGCATCACAGGTTATAATTGGTGGTATAATGGCCTTTCATCTGAAAGATCATGGTGGATTAAGCAAAGGGTATGCTTTTGTGGTTTTGATTATGGTATGCATATATGTTGTTGGGTTTGGCTTGTCATGGGGGCCACTGGGTTGGTTAGTGCCAAGTGAAATTTTTCCTTTGGAAATTAGATCAGTAGGGCAAAGCATCACGGTGGCAGTGAACCTTATCTTCACTTTCACTGTTTCTCAGACTTTTCTGACCATGCTTTGCCACTTCAGGTATgggattttcttcttctttggaggATGGGTGGTGGTGATGACTATATTTGTGTACTATTTTCTGCCAGAGACCAAAAGCCTGCCACTTGAACAGATGGAGAAAGTGTGGCAAGAACATTGGTTTTGGAAGAGAATAGTGACTGAAATCAGTGATAAAGAGCATAATCAAATATGA
- the LOC106760706 gene encoding pentatricopeptide repeat-containing protein At1g11290, chloroplastic, which translates to MSLQLFALCPLPIWPNTVSNTNSKTSTAATSLCQGNYIPSRVYWHTHPSAILLENCTSKKELYQILPLIIKNGFYNEHVFQAKVIRLFCKFGSISEAASVFEPVEHKFDVLYHTVLKGYAKNSSLDEALSFFHRMMCDEVRPVAGDYTCLLELCGENLDLKRGREIHGQLITNGFGFNLFAMTAVVNLYAKCGEIDYAYKMFEKMPHKDLVTWTTLVAGYAQNGFAKTALNLVSKMQEAGLKPDSVTLVSVLPAVADVKALRIGRSIHGYAFRSGFESLVNVSNALLDMYFKCGSERIARMVFEGMSRKSVVSWNTVICGCAQNGESEVAFATFLKMLEEREVPTRVTMMGALLACANLGDLKRGRFVHKLLDQLKLDFDVSVTNSLISMYSKCKRVDIAASIFDHLKEKTNVTWNAMILGYAQNGCVEEALNLFCRMQSQGTKLDCFTLVGVITALAEFSVNHQAKWIHGLAIRTYMDKNVFVSTALVDMYAKCGAIKTARKLFDMMQERSVITWNAMIDGYGTHGLGKEALDLFKEMQMGAVKPNDITFLSVISACSHSGFVEEGLFLFKSMKEDYDLEPNLDHYSSMVDLLGRAGQLDDAWNFIQEMDVKPGISVLGAMLGACKIHKNVELGEKAADKLFELDPDEGGYHVLLANIYASNSMWDKVAEVRTVMEKKGLHKTPGCSLVELRNEVHAFYSGSTNHPQSKRIYAFLETLGDEIKAAGYVPETNSIGDVEENLKEQLLSSHSERLAIAYGLLNTSPGTTIHIRKNLRVCGDCHEATKYISLVTGREIIVRDLRRFHHFKNGNCSCGDYW; encoded by the coding sequence ATGAGCTTGCAACTTTTTGCTCTATGCCCTTTACCAATTTGGCCCAACACAGTTAGCAATACAAACTCCAAAACTAGCACAGCAGCAACCTCTTTATGCCAAGGTAATTACATTCCTAGCCGCGTATATTGGCATACGCACCCTTCAGCTATACTGTTAGAAAACTGCACCTCAAAGAAAGAGCTTTATCAAATCCTCCCGCTTATCATCAAAAACGGTTTCTACAATGAGCACGTGTTTCAAGCCAAGGTTATCAGACTATTCTGCAAATTTGGCAGTATCAGTGAAGCAGCTTCTGTCTTTGAACCTGTTGAGCACAAGTTCGATGTGCTTTACCACACCGTGCTCAAAGGGTATGCAAAAAACTCAAGTTTGGATGAGGCCTTGTCTTTCTTCCATAGGATGATGTGTGATGAGGTTAGACCAGTCGCGGGTGATTACACATGCTTGTTGGAATTGTGTGGAGAGAATTTGGACCTCAAAAGGGGTAGAGAGATTCATGGGCAGTTAATAACTAATGGGTTTGGGTTCAATTTGTTTGCCATGACTGCTGTTGTGAATTTATATGCCAAGTGTGGCGAGATCGATTATGCATATAAGATGTTCGAAAAAATGCCGCACAAGGATTTGGTTACTTGGACAACATTGGTTGCGGGATATGCTCAGAATGGCTTTGCCAAGACAGCGTTGAATTTGGTTTCGAAGATGCAGGAAGCTGGTCTAAAGCCTGATTCTGTCACATTGGTAAGTGTTTTACCTGCTGTTGCGGATGTGAAGGCTTTGAGAATTGGAAGGTCAATCCATGGTTATGCTTTCAGATCAGGATTTGAATCACTGGTTAATGTTTCAAATGCACTTCTTGATATGTACTTCAAATGTGGGTCTGAAAGGATTGCAAGGATGGTTTTTGAGGGGATGAGTAGAAAGAGTGTTGTTTCATGGAATACCGTGATTTGTGGTTGTGCACAAAATGGCGAATCTGAAGTAGCCTTTGcaacttttctgaagatgttggAAGAAAGGGAGGTACCTACGCGTGTTACCATGATGGGAGCTTTACTTGCTTGCGCTAATTTGGGTGATCTTAAAAGAGGGAGGTTTGTTCATAAATTATTGGATCAGCTGAAACTTGATTTTGATGTGTCAGTCACAAATTCATTAATATCCATGTATTCTAAATGCAAGAGAGTTGATATAGCGGCCTCAATATTTGATCATTTGAAGGAGAAAACAAATGTCACTTGGAATGCCATGATATTAGGATATGCACAAAACGGGTGTGTAGAGGAGGCTTTGAATCTATTCTGTAGGATGCAATCTCAAGGCACTAAACTTGATTGCTTTACGTTGGTAGGGGTAATTACTGCTCTTGCAGAATTCTCAGTCAACCACCAGGCTAAGTGGATTCATGGCCTGGCAATAAGAACTTATATGGACAAGAATGTCTTTGTTTCCACTGCTCTTGTTGATATGTACGCAAAATGTGGAGCCATCAAAACTGCAAGAAAGCTTTTTGACATGATGCAGGAGAGAAGTGTAATAACATGGAATGCAATGATAGATGGATATGGGACACATGGCCTAGGAAAAGAAGCTCTGGATCTCTTCAAAGAGATGCAGATGGGAGCTGTTAAGCCAAACGACATAACATTTTTGTCTGTAATATCAGCTTGTAGTCACTCGGGATTTGTGGAAGAAGGTCTCTTCCTCTTCAAAAGCATGAAGGAAGATTATGACTTGGAGCCTAATTTGGATCACTACAGTTCCATGGTTGATCTCCTTGGTCGTGCGGGTCAGTTGGATGATGCCTGGAATTTCATCCAGGAGATGGATGTCAAACCAGGGATTTCTGTTTTGGGTGCAATGCTAGGTGCTTGCAAAATCCATAAAAATGTAGAGTTGGGAGAGAAGGCTGCAGACAAACTCTTTGAGTTAGACCCAGATGAGGGAGGGTATCATGTGTTGCTTGCGAACATATATGCCTCTAACTCAATGTGGGATAAAGTAGCCGAGGTGAGAACAGTCATGGAAAAGAAGGGGCTTCATAAAACTCCAGGCTGCAGTTTGGTGGAGCTGAGAAATGAAGTTCATGCATTCTACTCAGGAAGTACCAATCATCCTCAATCCAAAAGAATCTATGCTTTTCTTGAGACTCTTGGAGATGAGATAAAGGCTGCTGGTTATGTGCCTGAAACCAATTCAATTGGGGATGTGGAAGAAAACCTGAAAGAACAATTGCTCAGTAGCCACAGTGAGAGGCTTGCTATTGCCTATGGACTTCTGAATACAAGTCCTGGCACAACAATACACATTAGGAAGAATCTAAGAGTTTGTGGTGATTGCCATGAAGCCACTAAGTACATTTCACTTGTGACAGGAAGGGAAATTATAGTGCGTGATTTACGAAGGTTCCATCATTTCAAAAATGGAAACTGTTCTTGTGGAGATTACTGGTGA